TATTAGTCCTACCAATCAAAATCGCACCATTATCTCTTAATCTTTTAACAACCGTCGCATCGTAAGGAGATACATAACCCTGTAAAATCTCGGAGGCACAGGTTAACCCCTTATCTTTAATTGCAATATTATCCTTAACAGCAATAGGCATTCCAATCAAAGGTAAATTTTGCACCTCTCCTTTCCTTAAAAGGAGATCATATTTTTTTGCTAACTCTAAAGAATCGCCAAAAAATTCAATATATCCATTAATATCTTTATTTGCCTCATATTGCTCCTTATAATAAAGAACAACATCACAGATACTAACTTCACGCCTCAACACCAATTCTTTAATCTTTATTAAACTCATATCTCTTAAATTCAAAGCAATGCCCCTATTCAAGTACCTTAGGAGATGGGAAGTATCCATCCAGAAATAAATTACTAAAATTTTTAATAGACTCAATCTTTAAAGAAGGCAAAACCTCATCTTCCCTTAAATCCGACAATTCACATATCTTCTGTTTAAAATCATCCCCTACATCAAACCCAGAAATCCTATTCAGCATACCAATTACTTTTTCAAACTTCTCAACAAACTTCTGCTCTTCATTTTCACTCAAGCTCAACAGACTCAACTTTAGACTATTTTCCAAATGAATGTCTTTCAAATGCCACCTCTAAACTTTAGAAAGTCCTTTAATATAGGCTGAACTTAAAATTGCCTTCTTTCCACTTCTCAGATTAATCTTCATAAACTGCTCACCGCCCTGGTACCACCTATCCACAATCACCCCTTTTTCTCCATTATAAGTTATATAATCTCCAATATTAAAGCTCTTGTCATTGCTCTTTGAAAAAAAGTACCTAAAATTGTCTCTTAAATATTCTGGAACAAAAATAACATCGTAACAATCCTTGTCAATATCTTGAAAAAAGGCCGAAATAGCAGTACTTCTTGTCATGCCTCCAAAGAATCTCTGTAAACTAAACGTAATAATAAGCTCAAACCTGGCCCTAGTAAGAGCAACATAAAAAAGCCTTCTCTCCTCCTCTAATCTTTCTTCCGTCAATTCTTCAATTTCAGCAGGCAATAACCCCTTCTCCAGCCCAGATATTATTACTCTGTCAAACTCAAGACCCTTAACTCCATGAATCGAAGATAGAAGTACACCAGAATTGAAATCACCATGCATCAAAGGAGAAAGGGATGAATTTTCTAAAAACATTACAAGTCCTTCGAAACTACCTGAATATTCAACCCCACTCCCAATAAGCTCATCAATATTTCTAGATTTCTCATCCTTATCAAATCTTTGATAATAATCCCAAAGTCCGAACTTAATTACAACATCTTTAATAAAAGCAGATAAGTTCACATAAACATTACCCTCAATTCTTTTGACTAATGTATCATAAATGCTTAAAAAAGAAATAAGAGTTTCACTTACCTTTCCCTTAAGAGCTCCAGCAACTCTCCTACTTGCAAGAATTAAATCAAGATCAATACCGCTATCATTTAGCACTCCTACTATTTTATCCGTAGTAGTCTTTCCAATCCCCCTAGCAGGCTTATTGATTACCCTTAAGAAAGACACCTTATCCTTTCTATTTACAAAAAGCCTAAGAAGAGAAATTACATCCTTAACTTCTTCCCTCTCATAAAATCTAATTGACCCTAACACTTTATATGGAATATCCCTCTTTAAGAAAGATTTTTCAAACTGAAAAGATTGATAATTAAATCTGTAAAGAATTGCCGTATCAACTCTTTCCTTAACAAGAAAATTAGAAAAATACTCAGCCTCTTCCGTAGGATTTTGAAATACGAAAAATTTCATCTTCTTGCCTATACTGTTCTTTGTAATTATCACTTTTTCGTATCGATTCTTATTCTTTGCAATAACCTTGTTAGCAACATTAACAATACTTAAGGTAGAGCGATAATTTTGCACCAAATAATACCTAGATACTCCCCTGAATGTCTTTTCAAACTCAAGAATATTCTCAACTCTAGCGCCCCTAAAAGAATATATAGACTGGTCTTCATCCCCCACTACCATAAAATGCATACTTTGCTCGTAAAGCTCTTTTAAAAATAAAAACTGCGCATAATTAGTATCCTGATACTCATCCACAAGGATGGCCCTAAATCTTCTCTGTACCCGTCTCTTTATATCCTCAGAATCCTTTAACATTAAAGCAGGCTTAAGAATAAGATCAGAAAAATCAAAAGCATTATTCCTAGCTTTTTCTTGCTCATAAGTCTTAATATCTTTGTAAATCTTCTCCTCAACACCAAAATAATCATGCATAAATCCACTTTCTTTCTCCTTAAGTATTAAAGACGAAACTTGCTTTGCAAGATCAATGGTAGGTGCAAGTCCAATTTGCTTAACAAACCGAACAACATCACTAGTATCCCAAATTGTAAAATTTGAATCATAATTTTTGTCAAATTCTTTAAAGTAAATTCTTAAAAGCCAAGCACCAAAAGAGTGAAACGTTTGAATATGTAAAGACTTATTAAAATCAAAAAGTTGATTTATTCTTGCATTCATCTCCCTTGCAACTTTATTTGTAAATGTCAAAGCAAGTATTTCATCTGGCCGCAACCCCAGCTCTTTTATCAAATAAGCTATTTTGGCTGTTATAACCCTCGTTTTCCCGCTGCCCGGTCCTGCTAAAACAAGAATAGGACTTCTAGTATTATCTAGAATGATTTCCCTCTGATAAGAATTTAAACTAAGAAGAAACTCTTCTACCCTATCCATCAATAAACTTCAGAAACCTTAAGATCAAATCCCACGGGGGTTTTTAACCAAAAAAATTGAACTGCCATTAGTTCTTTTTCATACCCTTTTAAGATCGAAGTAATATCTTTACCCTGAATAGCAATATTAGTATCAGAAATCCTTGACAAAAACAATATCAATGATTTTTTAAAGCTCAAGTTAAGCATATCATCTCTAACCACAAGTAAAGATTTCCCTGAAAGATTACTCTCATCAGCGTACCTGAGAAATGTATCATTTAAAAAGCGGATCACTAAATT
The sequence above is drawn from the Borrelia sp. RT5S genome and encodes:
- the gatC gene encoding Asp-tRNA(Asn)/Glu-tRNA(Gln) amidotransferase subunit GatC, producing MKDIHLENSLKLSLLSLSENEEQKFVEKFEKVIGMLNRISGFDVGDDFKQKICELSDLREDEVLPSLKIESIKNFSNLFLDGYFPSPKVLE
- a CDS encoding ATP-dependent helicase, which translates into the protein MDRVEEFLLSLNSYQREIILDNTRSPILVLAGPGSGKTRVITAKIAYLIKELGLRPDEILALTFTNKVAREMNARINQLFDFNKSLHIQTFHSFGAWLLRIYFKEFDKNYDSNFTIWDTSDVVRFVKQIGLAPTIDLAKQVSSLILKEKESGFMHDYFGVEEKIYKDIKTYEQEKARNNAFDFSDLILKPALMLKDSEDIKRRVQRRFRAILVDEYQDTNYAQFLFLKELYEQSMHFMVVGDEDQSIYSFRGARVENILEFEKTFRGVSRYYLVQNYRSTLSIVNVANKVIAKNKNRYEKVIITKNSIGKKMKFFVFQNPTEEAEYFSNFLVKERVDTAILYRFNYQSFQFEKSFLKRDIPYKVLGSIRFYEREEVKDVISLLRLFVNRKDKVSFLRVINKPARGIGKTTTDKIVGVLNDSGIDLDLILASRRVAGALKGKVSETLISFLSIYDTLVKRIEGNVYVNLSAFIKDVVIKFGLWDYYQRFDKDEKSRNIDELIGSGVEYSGSFEGLVMFLENSSLSPLMHGDFNSGVLLSSIHGVKGLEFDRVIISGLEKGLLPAEIEELTEERLEEERRLFYVALTRARFELIITFSLQRFFGGMTRSTAISAFFQDIDKDCYDVIFVPEYLRDNFRYFFSKSNDKSFNIGDYITYNGEKGVIVDRWYQGGEQFMKINLRSGKKAILSSAYIKGLSKV